A genomic region of Vespa crabro chromosome 19, iyVesCrab1.2, whole genome shotgun sequence contains the following coding sequences:
- the LOC124430654 gene encoding uncharacterized protein LOC124430654 isoform X1: protein MKFSDQVDRFDSFSLSFSVFFSLLFLFFFLFFLLLLLIVIEKYRVRLIIRENRRRREKGREREREREREREREGKREREEDKRVKKAIRHVVAVLDERIDEERFYIAIRESQGNFRNTKTILNLLFERMKRNPLECFMFFLLLIVSEGGSTSVRDNLFHENDLSISSTNSNKSPLPIIPSINYIETPHSCLYISPDLPHCHFIRNENTQRFYRSTDNSFERKRTNEESLFQGHVTVYSLQGCLPSRLPFKMALCESKESLERATKIWKLYPFQVDDHDDNGEQIGSMFVFPRFDISRWSKSMRLLRNERDQEQRSNNSESFLKPTQKYFPSSMISFDRDRNDRIKSSSSMVNRNNLTNSNESIKRRRRRRRRRSDRLDRREIRQGSEFPYSKSIPFDPKRFVLNERSSKFLKSSSFLSRKSRDMKMENKFPY from the exons atgAAATTTTCTGACCAAGTTGATcgtttcgattctttttctctttctttttcggtttttttttctttgctctttttgtttttttttcttttttttttgttattgctgttgaTCGTCATCGAGAAATACCGCGTGAGATTAATTATTCGTGAGAACAGAAGGAGAAGGGAAaagggcagagagagagagagagagagagagagagagagagagagggagggaaagagagagagagaggaagacaaGAGGGTGAAAAAAGCGATTAGGCACGTTGTGGCAGTGCTGGATGAGAGAATCGATGAAGAGCGCTTTTATATCGCCATTCGAGAATCACAAG gaAATTTTAGGAACACGAAGACGATTCTAAACTTATTATTTGAAAGGATGAAGCGTAATCCGTTGGAATGCtttatgttctttcttttactgaTAGTTTCGGAAGGAGGATCAACTTCCGTCCGAGACAATCTCTTCCACGAGAATGATCTATCTATTTCGTCGACAAACTCGAACAAGTCTCCACTTCCGATTATCCCGTCGATCAATTATATCGAAACACCGCATTCTTGTCTTTACATATCACCTGATTTACCACATTGCCATTTTATAag aaacgaaaacacccaaagattttatcgatcgacCGACAAttccttcgaaagaaaaagaacgaacgaggAGTCACTTTTTCAAGGACACGTCACGGTTTATTCCTTACAAGGTTGCTTACCCTCCAG ATTACCGTTCAAGATGGCGTTGTGCGAGTCGAAAGAGAGCCTTGAGAGAGCTACGAAAATATGGAAATTATATCCTTTTCAAGTCGACGATCACGATGATAACGGGGAACAGATAGGATCGATGTTCGTTTTTCCACGATTCGATATAAGTCGATGGTCGAAATCGATGAGATTACTTCGTAACGAAAGGGATCAAGAACAAAGATCGAACAATTCGGAAAGCTTTTTGAAGCCCactcaaaaatattttccatcgtCGATGATCTCGTTCGATCGTGATAGaaacgatcgaataaaatcaTCCTCGAGTATGGtcaatcgaaataatttgacgaattcgaacgaaagtataaaacgaagaagaagaagaagacgaagaaggagCGATAGATTGGATCGTCGTGAGATCAGACAAGGAAGCGAATTTCCCTATTCGAAATCGATCCCGTTCGATCCAAAAAGATTCGTTTTAAATGAAAGATCGAGTAAATTTCTAAAATCTAGTTCATTCCTTTCGCGAAAATCTAGGGATATGAAAATGGAAAACAAATTTCCTTATTGA
- the LOC124430654 gene encoding uncharacterized protein LOC124430654 isoform X2: MKFSDQVDRFDSFSLSFSVFFSLLFLFFFLFFLLLLLIVIEKYRVRLIIRENRRRREKGREREREREREREREGKREREEDKRVKKAIRHVVAVLDERIDEERFYIAIRESQGNFRNTKTILNLLFERMKRNPLECFMFFLLLIVSEGGSTSVRDNLFHENDLSISSTNSNKSPLPIIPSINYIETPHSCLYISPDLPHCHFIRLPFKMALCESKESLERATKIWKLYPFQVDDHDDNGEQIGSMFVFPRFDISRWSKSMRLLRNERDQEQRSNNSESFLKPTQKYFPSSMISFDRDRNDRIKSSSSMVNRNNLTNSNESIKRRRRRRRRRSDRLDRREIRQGSEFPYSKSIPFDPKRFVLNERSSKFLKSSSFLSRKSRDMKMENKFPY, from the exons atgAAATTTTCTGACCAAGTTGATcgtttcgattctttttctctttctttttcggtttttttttctttgctctttttgtttttttttcttttttttttgttattgctgttgaTCGTCATCGAGAAATACCGCGTGAGATTAATTATTCGTGAGAACAGAAGGAGAAGGGAAaagggcagagagagagagagagagagagagagagagagagagagggagggaaagagagagagagaggaagacaaGAGGGTGAAAAAAGCGATTAGGCACGTTGTGGCAGTGCTGGATGAGAGAATCGATGAAGAGCGCTTTTATATCGCCATTCGAGAATCACAAG gaAATTTTAGGAACACGAAGACGATTCTAAACTTATTATTTGAAAGGATGAAGCGTAATCCGTTGGAATGCtttatgttctttcttttactgaTAGTTTCGGAAGGAGGATCAACTTCCGTCCGAGACAATCTCTTCCACGAGAATGATCTATCTATTTCGTCGACAAACTCGAACAAGTCTCCACTTCCGATTATCCCGTCGATCAATTATATCGAAACACCGCATTCTTGTCTTTACATATCACCTGATTTACCACATTGCCATTTTATAag ATTACCGTTCAAGATGGCGTTGTGCGAGTCGAAAGAGAGCCTTGAGAGAGCTACGAAAATATGGAAATTATATCCTTTTCAAGTCGACGATCACGATGATAACGGGGAACAGATAGGATCGATGTTCGTTTTTCCACGATTCGATATAAGTCGATGGTCGAAATCGATGAGATTACTTCGTAACGAAAGGGATCAAGAACAAAGATCGAACAATTCGGAAAGCTTTTTGAAGCCCactcaaaaatattttccatcgtCGATGATCTCGTTCGATCGTGATAGaaacgatcgaataaaatcaTCCTCGAGTATGGtcaatcgaaataatttgacgaattcgaacgaaagtataaaacgaagaagaagaagaagacgaagaaggagCGATAGATTGGATCGTCGTGAGATCAGACAAGGAAGCGAATTTCCCTATTCGAAATCGATCCCGTTCGATCCAAAAAGATTCGTTTTAAATGAAAGATCGAGTAAATTTCTAAAATCTAGTTCATTCCTTTCGCGAAAATCTAGGGATATGAAAATGGAAAACAAATTTCCTTATTGA